ttttagaaattggaTCGTGAAACCCGCAATAACTATCAAGAATCGTCCTGATGCTGTAAGGCGCTCAGATATAATTGTCAATTACCACCAGATGATTGGTCACAATAATTATGAATGGCTTCGAATATCCTCACATGTGAATTCATAGACACacttattattaatgtttgcaataaaattgatatgcaggtaagttaaaattatattgtacttataattaaaattacaacaaaCCAAGTAATTACACAATACTACATTTAATACTTACTAattccattattattaattcgcTTATTATTGCTATGAAGTGTATTATTTGCACTTTAATTGCCcacaaatatcaataaaaatattattatttactgtacATACAGGTATTGAGAAAGTTCAAAATTCGTCAAGCATGTGATAATCCACACCATATAGGGCATGATTATAAGGCTATATAACACATATTATTACGTCATATAATAATAGATacctacataatattataaggtaataaataatttgtactttattaatttgtttgatttgttgcaaatttcaaatcaaatcaatttaaatgGTTCTTTGTAAGGAtttaaatcaattacaaaaaattaaatatctaagaaaaatatttacctacAATAAACATTcttcatcattattttataattcttaaTTTAACACTAAATAAACTGGtaagattaataataaaataaatttcatcacTTCTTGTTGAGAACTAGTTATTCGAAAAGAACACATACTATATACTACTCaattcgccctattagctcagatGGTTAAGCCGCgccgtaaccaattccgtccgcgatatgcttagggtagtgggttcgattcccgccgttgcaacaaaattaatttaattaatagttgtgatgggctggtgtagtgaatGGTATATGCCTGAAGGAGGTgaactcagcctctgaaattgaggagctgataaattaaattatcagcggaaaggtggtatatatgtgttatatggtatcacaatgggttctaaagcctaagtgtgtcctttgtaGACAGCCAATAAAACCTCACCTAACCTATATACTACTCAAATTGGCCTCATATCTTGATATGGTTTTTTCGAGTGCATCGTCGGTAGCTAATATTTAGTAgctaatattacaaaaaacaaatctaTATATACAAGcgacaaaattaaaacatataaaagacATTTATAGTAGGTAACTGTGCTTTTAGAAATTAcattttatccattttatttcattaaccaTCGGTATCGGTAAAAAAAGACAAGAATAAAGTGCTTGGTAGCCGCGACTTTGTCTGGCATTCTATCTTCCAAGCGgatttatgcttttttttttgctaattggTGATATTGTGcccgaaataataatttttttatagatatgtttatattgtatttaattaatttaaaacagtacaAACCTacagaatcaaaaaatttccataattaactttaattttagcattgataattaaatattaatcttcaatataattatattaaaatctataCCTACTTGGGTGTATCTAgcttttttttcaaagggaggAAAAACAGAAACTTTTAGCCTAAAAGGGAAATTAAACAGTATTTTGCCATTGAGGCAGTGCTTACTTAGCCAACAAAGTCAATAGTAAGTTCACATCCATAGGGTCGTGAAACCACTATATACGCCCATAAACCTATACCgactttcataataaaaatatgatagtttttaacatttgtaaaaGTTTAACCGTATTATATATGGAGCCATTTTCACTAAATAGAGTACATTCTTCACAGTTAAGTATTTGTTCATTACTCATGAGTGACAAATTAAGGTAATTCGAAACCTTCGGAATGAGTGTGTAAGTATTAGCCAGTTATTATACATATTGGAAAACATGCGAAAGCGTTTCCttagatattatatttgatggttataaaaattaaattacactgAATTTTGTTTACAGTAGGGATAAAGctctaattttttgttataaaatttataagaaaatctgAGTAATATACGGAAGGGACGGTTTATGATAATTCCTAAGATTTAAGACGAGCTTGacataatttactaaaaaaggtttatatttttggttctgttatgtaatataaaatctTCTTGGAGGCCAGTTACTTAAGTATTGGTTAACGTTtggtttttatgtaaattaataattctgatatagatagatatgtgGGATTCATCtaacataaattatatcaaaaaccaAGAATTCAATTAcatggatattattattataattttaaagtatttcaaaacaatttatatgatTGCTCTAAAACCACAAGTTACTTTAAGACATAACAATtatatacactttaaaaaaaattgtaacaaaattttacaaattcagTATTCAGAAGTAAAAAAGACTAATTCTTAAATTACTGAATCTAATTCGAAAGATATTGCATCTGTTCTGAAGtccgtttataaaaatttcactgcTATAACATATATAAGAGGTATAAGAGGAAAATAGCGATTAGTGAAGTCATTGCACGGTATCGCCattgagattacatataaaactttgtttttcaataaagagactggcaacaatctttgaatgtttataaCTTCTTTATTTTCTAATCCTTTTTAATTTCAACTATGCATCAAATCACTAAGATTGCAAAATTGAATGACTAAACAGATTTTCACCAAAAATAGCCATTAATCATTTAGATTAACCTTActtctaaataagaaaaaattgcattacaATTATTCATATGGCGGACAGATTAACAATCAGAACATTAATTGAATTCCTTAAAATAGTTCAATATTGAAGTTGTTATTCAATCTTCAGGCCATTACCGGTTTTGTTGCATTATAAAATCTACAGTTGTTGGTAAAATTGAAGTTATAGGTACTTAGTTTTGTGAACAGGAAAAACAAAGTGACAATGTCAAATGACGCTAATTTAAGAAGAAACATCTATCCTTATTTCCTCATTTCGAACACTTAATTATCATGATAAACTGACTTTAGATTACAAATAAACATCTACCAGTCCTGATAACAAGGTCTGTTAGCATAAACTGAACacagttttaagaaaatttcagtCAATCTCgcagaaagtttttttatattcgaattCTATTCGACGCAGAGTACATAAATCTCGGTATAACTCAGCATTTGTAAGTACAAAATGCAGATGTTTCAAtcttatcaatttaaaatacagcAAAAGCTTCTAccagcatgtttttttttaaactagcaAATAGTGTTAACACTATAGTGGCTTtcaaatttcggaaaaatattgaacataatattaacacttaaaaaatttaaaaattattttacttttttggcaCTTCTTCTATCGATTATCGGAACTAGTTTTTGAGCTTACCTCAATTTGAGCCgaattaactaaattttgtttCGCTTGAAGTTAATGGTGTCGATAAAttactacattttttttgatCTGAAGTGTCTACGAGGCTACGTAGACAGATAGTGTTTggtcaaatacatatttttaaatgaccaCACACGGTAACACCATTACCTTTCACTTTTATCTGCTCTGCTATACaacagttattaaaataattttaaatcattgcatttggtaataaaaaagaCAGTCAAAGTcttgtttgttttatacaaagaatgagaattaaaaaaaaaaattgtaacattggccttcaaattttattaacattcatTGTTGGGCTAGaggtattttaaagttttacatcatatttaattctttttaatacttaaatcgagaagaaaaaactatttaatgattcaagcaatttatttaaatagttttagttATGCAATAGACTTTGTAAATGGATTTTAATGGGATTCAAACATGATTCTTTTTACATTCCTACCTTATGAAAACTAGCCGTGGGTAAAAGCGAGTAATTGGCTAATTGGGCTTGTATATGGCTATACAAATCTCCTACTTTATAAAAcgcaaaaatttagtaaaacaaaACTTGTTCGGACAATCGATAGAAGGATgtcaaaaaaggaaaataagttttaaatttcttaatggttagatattatttttaacacgcttttattataccttcatacgtatgttagtatgttagtacgtaacggaaactttgaacatgattttgaccccatTTAAAACGTcagattaactcgaaatttggcatacttatcacgaaccgatgacaatacaataatttaataagtttatttggtTATCCTTATCacgattttcaggattaacaaTTTCCATATACGAAAATGtgaaacatttatttgcgctcccaccatatttatactgaatttttgataaataaataatagtcttaaatactaaaaaacacaaaataaataatagtttaaaaaacacgcTCTTGGAACTAGCTCAACTAaatggtagaaaataatttccttacattcaaaaaatcattGCATCTTAAAAATAGCGTTGGgtgttttttaagatattttataatgactttacttttactaatatctgtctacaaaatatttacattaattgaaattttaattttttttgaaattacaaaagcgtctttttaagtttttttaaactattatttattcaatattttttcgaaatttgaagaCACACGATATAAGCTGTCTGTTTTTGTAAAAACGTTTGCggtattttaattgataattttaatgcatttttaaaaattttttgcacataCTTTCAGTTAGACTGactgaaattttcattaagtttgTCCGGTGTATGTTCCTGTTTTCGGTGTTTCGGTGTTTGCGGACAGCTCTCTTAAACtataaagttaatttaacaAGACAATTAAATGCCAGAAATGAGTAAATAAAGATACAATCATCATTCCTGCTGATACTGCGTATATGACCATAGTAGTTAAACACgcagtataatattaaaaaaaaaaaaaaaaaaagatacaatcTGAGTATGGTATTTTACTTGGCAAGGGTGCTTAATTGGAATTAATCCATGTACATGGAAATACTCACATAAAGACGAAAAGGAATTTTGAATATGACGAAAATTTCTCAACTTCAAAGTTCGAGCACATCTTCTATTCTAAGCATTGTACCTTTGCACTAGTAGCTCTTCCGGTAGAGTTTTGGGTTTTCGTTTTGCCGATACATGTGAAGCGAATGCGAATTTACGCTAATCCtaatgtcatttttttcttGAGAAAAATGTCTATAAAATCAAGGTCAGACTTTTACAATACAGATCTAGATTAAAATAGGATATTAATTCAGTAAAtgtatacttttatataaattttttaattccgcatattttaaataaaagtcatATTAAAATCCTTTAATATTCCATTGCAttaggtatattaaaaaaaataaaaaaacacgaacctttaaagatattaaaattataagtaatataattattgaaggTCATACAAGTGCATTGCCTTTTTATCTCTTAAAGGTAAGTAAATAGTATCTTATTTaccaagttattaaaaatatgtattaattattattaaataaattgaaggtCTAATTGCCTTTAGCAAAACTATACTAgtattaactttattaaaataattaaaccggaatgattttatttattgtcatAATCACACCATAAGATAAAAGAGAATCATATGACATTAATTGAATACCTTTTAATATaaacttgatttattaattgGTAAAAGAACTTAGAAGGTATGCGTAACCTTCAGCatgttcattgaattttaaatttatttctttttatagcaaattatgaaaaattcatgaaaaatgtttgaaatttattgcAGATATGCTTCTTGAGATAATCATACGGAAAGATTGATAATTGCAGctgtcatttttttaatataagatcGAATGTGGGCTCCCAGGagaagtaatttaattttagagaatttattattattattttgatagtttaattttattgttaaagttACTGGATAATTGGAGAAACATGCAATGACTAGAGATCAAAATACCTCAGCAAATATATCTGACCTAATCAGCACCAATCCTTAATAAAAATGTGTCAAAATTCATGATCTTAAGCTATTGATCAAGATATTGGGGTTTCATTCcaagaaatacaaaattgatattGCTAGAGTTATATtggattttaaacaaaatattaatgatttttaaacggctgaacagattttgtcAATTatggtatttccagcatgaataCACTTGTCGGAAGATTTagcttatttttttcaaaggctCATAATAACGTTAGCTGTAATATCCTGCGGTTGTAGAATTTTTGGTCATTTAGATCGCTTGATAATCCGCTGCAAAATTCGCACATTCAAGGCATGCAAAGCTCACTGCCTACCCAGTTAGTGAAAAAAGGTACGAGAGTTGAAAGGtatgtttttagaaaataaataataaaaattttgatattaattaaattaaacgtaaattgatcaaaattgagATCGTAGGCATAATTATCATGTGTTTTAagcggtcaaaatttctgaaactttggaatTTAATAGTAAGTTCTATTAAGTTCTGAAAtttaaataccatgctggaaataccttaaagctAGCTTGcattaattaattctttaaaaatcttAGGTAGATGCTCAAGGATAatgacatttaaattttgaaccatTTGAAATTAGTGCACctcttttcaaaacaattttgtcTTAAGGTTGCTTTTAGTGGAATGCTGTCGCCTTTCTTTGTGTCAGTGTAATGTCTGCAAAATTCCTCAAATTATAACAATGTAGGTGTCTAAATAATCATTAGCGTTTTAAATCTATCGacctattttctaaaattttggtgAATCCATGGagattattttcgaaataaatagtAAAGTGCATATAATACTCTCTTACGTCGccaagatttaatttttttcagataagCTAATTTGACCACTAAGCTTGTACTAGAAATGCTTTTAACTAAAGCTACGGTGGTAATCAAatccatataattttattactccAAATATACGAGTTATCTATAAGCTCATTCAAAGTGATTTCTAAATGTCATTTTTGAGTATCCAAGTAAACCAATTTTAAACCTTccaatgaatttatttgttgAGATGCGAGCAGAGCGTATCTAACACAATTTGACTCAGTTGAATGAgtccttgtaaaaaaaattaatgtgtcTTTGTTTAATCTAAGTCTATTTTttctatgtaaaattaaaaattactcaaCCATAACTGGTGTTGGTGTTAAAGCCAAAGTATCCATAATTTATGActgttattcataaaaattagctacgtttaagtttttttttttttttttaaattatttaaacttcaaTGTCAGTTACAAAAATGATTCTCAGTTTTAGTTTTAGGAATGGAAAATATCAAGATTTTAATTGaaggaaataaatttgttatacctatgtttgattatttactttggttttgtagatttttaatattaaattatttacctcGATTTTGTCTTGGATCTCTttgaatttgttgttgttgtgctAATTGTCCAAATAATGCATTCGGCGCACTTGGAAATGAATTTAAGAAGTAATCTTGTGCTGATATACTAGCGATCATCATTACGATTGCTACAAATACGAAGTAGAATGAtgtctgaaaataaataaaaatttgtttaataaagtgGTTCTCTgggttgtttctttttttttaatatattgttgcTTTTTAGCTTCAGCTAAATTTACAGCATTTATTGCatgttgtttattatatttattatttacataatattaatgtgaaaatttatttaattttttatatcctgtTTTCTCAAATTGTTCCTTAGTGAAAATCATAAAAGCTCTAAAACTCGTTAATGTTTAGCAAACAAAAGCTTTTTTCTTGTATGATTATTATTCACTACATGACAGTAATACCTGCACTCACTCAGAAAATAACTAATGATTTTTATACTGctgaacaaattttctttaaccTAAGTTAACAAGTAAGATCTACGACTATTTTATCAGcttaagaaaattatgaaatatggcAGTGAAGTCGATTCAAGTGCTACTACCTTCGGTGTcgtaaaaagaacatttttacttgtatttttaagaaaaacgatTATATTACCTTTTTTCGTGTTGTTAGTATCTAGAAATACTCTATATAATATTCTAGCAAGATCCATAATTATCAACAATACTGTATGGTTTAGAAATCTTTGCGCCGCTTACATTAATACAGTATTGCGTTCACAACTGTACTTACATAGTGGTATcggtaaaaaatttcttaccgtgtactacTGCCGATTTCAAAagggattatttaaaaaagtatgttttatgcattaagtttttttatttttcgaaaaaaatagttTCGCATTACTTATTTGCACGATAATAATTTTGctatatacataattaaaattttaattacaaatataatcaataaaatatatttaaatagagATCGTAAATCTTATTCGTTTTTAATAACTTCGTGAattcattttctataacttttaaaCTGATTTGAGTAATAATTgtggtaatttattttacaaaataaaatatgaaataaaattaatgggtTTATGTCAATACTCATTATCTGTTTGACAAATaggttttatatgtttttaagaaaCGAAGAAATCTGTGAAAAAGTGagctgaataattttaatattaagtcATGTGTGTAGAATGgatgatttgaataatattaattgtttttatctgGGTGTAAACAAATCTGAATCGAATGGAAGATGATAACCGAGTAGGATAATGAGAGCCGCAAAGATGGCGCAAGTCTTATCTTTTAGTCGcatttctatttaatattttatcgaagGCGAAAAATACAACTCCTCCTGATCAGCCCAGTTTATATGTGCCTCTGCGGCAgtcagaaaagaaaaattttaaaagtacgtattattttcaaaagacttcACGAGAAAAATCCCGACTAGAAATTGCTGTGGGAACGCCCACTGTATGTATCTGGACCTCATTGGGCCCCAATGGGGCATTCCCAAGAGGGAAATCCCTATGAGGGCCCAATGAGAACCCAATCGGGAATCccaaacaaaaataagaaaattgatgGTCAATATTTGCCAATTGGGCTCTGTGTGGGGCCTAAGTGGGAAATACCaacgtaaaatttaaataattattgtcatttttccCAATTGGGTTCTATGTGGGACCTACGTGGGAAAGCCCAacgtaaaattgaaaaagttattgTCATTTTTCCCAATTGGTTTCTGTGTGGGATCTAAGTTGGAAAGCCCAacgtggaaaaaaaaaatattgtcattttTCCCAATTGGGTTCTGTGTGGGACATACGTGGGAAATCCCAacgtggaaataaaaaaatttaatgtaatttttcccTGATGGGCTCTGTGTAGGACCTAAGTGGGAAACCccaacataaaattgaaaaaattattgtcatttttctCAATTGCTTTCTCTGTGGGATCTATGTGGGAAAGCCCAacgtggaaaaaaaaaatattgtcattaTTCCCAATTGGGTTCTGTGTGGGACATATGTGGGAAATCCCaacgtgaaaataaaaaaatttaatgtaatttttcccTAATGGGCTCTGTGTGGAACCTAAGTGGGAAACTTCGCACCCGACAAatcacatataattttttacaagacGTGACATCTGTCTTAAAAAGTCGGAATTCATAACGAGcgaatatgaaacaaaaaccATCCAGTCTTATTCTTGCGTGCATAGGTGAGAGTTGTTGTTGTTAAGCCCAATttagatttctttttttgataaacaaattgTCGGGCTCTACACAAAGGATTAATGGTGTAGTGTATGTGCCACTCATATTTCACAttattacaaaatgttaaatGCTAACAAGTTCAATAGAACTCGACGCGAACTTGCTCGTTTAAGGAAACAAAGGTGTCGAGAGTCATTTCAGCAAGTTTTCGATACTTCAGCATCTGATGGCCCTTCCGCAGGATATTTACATGTATCTGATGATTTCGAAGATCGAACAGttggaaataataatatagaatctaatgaaaatatttttttaaatgatggaTTCGCAAGTGTATCTATTAATAATGAATCTGAAGATGAGGAAGTTTCTGATGGTGAATCTGTTGATCAGTGTGAGGAAGTTTCTGATCGTGAATCCGTTGATGAGTCTGAAGAAAATGATCAACATTTTTTAGAAGGTGATGAGGACgaagaaatattaaatgacAACAATGAAGAGATTTGGAATGACGTTGAGGAACTTCGGCAGTGGGCATTGGCAGATCCTCCCATTCCACATACTCGTCTCGACtcattattgaatattttaaggaGGGAAAAATATCCTATGCTACCTAAGTGTGCAAAAACGTTCTTAGGTACTGAAAAGTTTCAATATGAGAttgaaaaattagataataatgACTCGGGAGATTTTGTATACTTCGGAATAGAggaaaacctaaaaaaaagtgtaaattctGATTTACATGAAGTTCATCATTTGCAATTACTGGTAAATGTAGATGGTGTACCTTTATATAAATCAAGCTCGATCCAATTTTGGCCAATTTTATGCAAAGTCTTCAACGAGCCAGATATTTACAAACCTTTTGTAACAGCTGTTTATTGTGGAAAGCAGAAACCAAACAATGTGAAtaattatttgagaaaatttgtCGCAGAAATTAACCGTCTTCAAAATACCGGTGTACAAATAAATGATGTAATATTCCAAGTATCGATAAAAGCCTTCATTTGTGATACACCAGCTCGAgcatttattaaatgtataaaggGGCATGGAGGTTATTGGGCTTGTGAACGCTGCGAAGTGAAAGGTCAGCGAGTAGATCGACGAACTATTTATTCAATACATCATAATCAGTGCACACCAAGGACAAACAATTCGTTTAGAGATCAACGTAATTCTCAACACCACACAGGAGTTTCACCCTTGCTCGAGATAAACCCTGCTGTTGACatgataaatgattttgttttagaTTCTATGCACTTGGTATATTTaggtattgttaaaaaaattatggattaCTGGCTTAATGGCAATATCAAAGAAGTAAAATTGagtaaaactttgaaaaatttactaagTGATCtactttttcaaatgaaaaatcaagTTCCTCAAGATTTCCAAAGAACAACAAGATCATTGGATGATGTTGCTAAATTTAAAGCTACTGagtatcaatttattttattgtatgctGGTCcagtgattttcaaaaaaatattgtcatcgGATGTTTATAACCACTTTTTACTTCTACACGTAGGAATAAGAATATTGGCCTCTAAAGATCTGGCAGTTGAAAAGCAAGGACaagctaaaaattgtttaagactatttgtaaatatgtacatatgtaaaattatatagataagttttttgctaaaataaaattaacagtaTGTagtggtaaaaatattattatagtaaaattgaCCAAAAATGAGAAACTGCGTTTCCATTATCAactttaaggaaaattttagtGATAGATAAGGGATGGCTAAAGAATACACCAATCAATTTTTTCGAAtcaaattctatgaaaaaaagatgaaaagaaaaaaatacgttaaaaattgttataattcttTCGATTTTTGGGCTAAGATTTATCAAGATAATTAACTTCTAAAAAATTCAAGCTGGCGTCCTACTGGAATCTAAGCGAAGTGTTCTGGAACTAACCTCCATCTACAATTTCTTTGGA
This genomic interval from Chrysoperla carnea chromosome 1, inChrCarn1.1, whole genome shotgun sequence contains the following:
- the LOC123302650 gene encoding uncharacterized protein LOC123302650; translation: MNYTSFYFVFVAIVMMIASISAQDYFLNSFPSAPNALFGQLAQQQQIQRDPRQNRGPVVFPPAPPSSDETSGVIVGASGYGFVPPGAQGVGPVGRPARYF